GCTTCTTCTCATCACCAGGTATCTTGACCCATTCATACCAGCCGTCCGCTGGGATCAGCGCACGATGGTCAGGGAAAAGAGTTTTATAGAACCGGCCTCGCGCTATGGTTTCGATTCTGGCATTGATCGGCTGTACAACCTTCGGCTTCGGCCAAGACACCTCGCGCTTCCAACCCCAATGCACGGGCGAGATCTGCGGGCCGTCAGGCTCGGCGTGAATGACAGGAACGTCAGTGCTGGGAGCGATGTTGTATCGGCCAATGGGCGTCTTATCCACCTTGGCGAACAGATCACCTTGGGGGTCGAGTTCCTGCACATACTCATCAAGGCTTCTGAACATCACGAATCGACCACACATAAACCTTCTCCTTCAATCACAGCTTGGGAATCTCGCCTGTGGCTTCAGCAATCGTTGCTAGGGTTTCTTCCATCTCGCCTATCTGGTCTTGAAGCTTCATGAATGACAGGTGAATTGAGTCATCCACATCGACAGTCTGCCTGCCCCGGAGAGCATCAACCTCGATCTCAGCAACAGATTCCAATTCAGCGACCGTTGCACGTAACACACGAAGCTGATCGAAGATCCCAACGAGCAATGTCTTGCTGTCCTTGCTCATCAGTCCCACCCGAGCTTTTTGATCTCTCGCCGGTAGGGCGTATCGATCTGTTCAGGAACGTTTTCCATATACGCCTTGGCGTGTTCCAACGTCTTTCCATCCAAGGAGATCAGGTACGAAAGCACATCATCGAGAGAGGGTATCAAACCTTCAACATCTTCAAATCGTGGAGGCAAGTCAGTCCAGATTACGGCGTCCAACTGACGGTCAGCAGCCCACTTTCCAAGGACTCCTACCGTGGAGCTAGTGATAGTTAAGACGCCAACACCATCAGCTCTGTCATCAGGAATTTGCTCACGCTTACGGTAGTAGCTGGCACGAGGCTCAGCAAAAATCTAGCGGGAAAAATCGCAAGAGACATGAGTCAGCAGGCAAGGAATTTGAGTGGCACTTGATTCTTGAAGTAGGCAACACTCGTACTACACGTTCCAGAGGAGATCATCACGTCAAATCACTCGATTAGCCGCCACTAGCCATAACACTTCTAACAAAGAAGGCACCACAGGGCCTGTTTACACGAGTGGTTTATGCGGTCATGTCTTGAGCCAAGACTCAACCACATCGGTGCCGTGCTCGGTTTTCCATTGTTTAAGCTGCGTGTGATTGCCACCTTTTGTTTTGATGACTTCGCCTGTGTGTGGATTATGGTATTGCTTTGTTTGACGCGCGCGGCGCGTGCCTTTTGCCGGAGCAGAAATACCAACTGGAGCCTGACGACTCGCAGCATTTTGATCGAGGAGAGCGATAATATTACGCAAGCTATAGCTATACTCACCCAGCAACCCGCGCAGCTTTCGCTCGAATTCGATTTCGCGTTGCAGTCCGGAGTCACATTTCATTGACTCCAAAGCTGCCAGTTGTTCGGCCAGATACTTTCTAATTCACGAACTCTGCCAATTTGGACATATGCATCTCCTAAATAAGATGTTCTCAACTAGTAGCACCACACCGACCTACGCCCAATAATGAGGCCAGGCCGGGTAGCGCTTCCTCTAAAGTCGGACCAGCACCCGATGTTTTCGCCGTCGCCCAGCAATCGGTAACAAGTAGCCGTTCACGCGATGGGTGCCTGACAAACCAGAAGCGACTCATTGCAACCGAGCGGCTCAATTACTTAGCTGATTGGCGAACCGACTCACTGCGCCGACGACTTGCCGTGCGCCATCTTGGATCTCGACAATCACCGAACCTGCCTCATTGGCAAGGCTTAGGCCCTGCTCGGCCTGGCCCCTGCTGCTGGTAACACTGCGCACCGCTTCGTCTACCAACGCCTGGTTCTGCTGGACCACGCTAACGATTTCCTCAGTTGCCGTACTGGTACGCCAGGCTAGTTGGCGAACTTCGTCGGCCACCACTGCGAAACCCCTACCCTGCTCGCCAGCGCGCGCGGCCTCTATGGCCGCGTTGAGGGCCAGCAGGTTGGTTTGCTGAGCAATGCCGCCTATGGTCTGCACGATAGAGCTGATCAGCAGCGATTGCTTGCCCAGAGCTTCGATGCCGCCCGAGGCTGCTTGCATTTCTTCTGAAATCTTTCGCATGGTCTCCACTGTGTCTTGAACCACTGCGGCGCCGCGCTGAGCACTGAGGTCAGTCTTTTGGGAGATTTCAAAAGCAATGCCTGCTGCGGCGCTCACCTCGTTCTCGCGCTCGACCTGATCCGTGACCACTGTGGCGAATTTCACTACCTTGTAGAGGTTGCCCTCGGCGTCATACACCGGGTTGTAGGTGGCTTCGAGCCAGACCTCTCGGCCGTTGCTGTCAACGCGCTTTAAACGACTGGCGACGAATTCACCACGATTAAGGGCTGCCCAGAACTCCTTATATCGGCTGGATGCAGATTCCTGAGCTGTGCAGAACTTGCTGTGGTGCTTGCCCTTGATTTGCCCTAAGGCATAACCCATACCGCGCAGAAATTGATCATTTGCGGTCAATACATACCCGCTCAAGTCAAACTCGATGACCGCCGTGGACCGTAGCAGGGCTTTGATGATCGCCTCGTTCTCCCTGCCACTTTCAGTACTATCGGTGACATCGCTGGCATATCCCTGGATATGACTCAGCCTGCCGTCCACGTCCCGGATCGGTTGCCATACGATCCTCAACCAGAATAAGCGGCCGTCGCTGTGCAGGAAGCGGTAGGTCCCACTTACCGGATCACCGCTGGCCACGGCGGAGCGAAAATTGCGCGAGCACGGCACTTGAGTCTCGTCGACCGGGACGATCTCCCTCATGAGACGGCCGCTTAAGGCTTCGGCGTCGTAGCCCAAGGTCTGACTGAACAGTGCGTTGCTGGCGACTATGCGAAATTCTGGATCCAAGGTGATGGAGAGCATTACCTTATCCATTCCCGCGTGCAGTTGCCGCAGTGTTGCCAGTTCATCGTGTTGCGCCTGGATTATCTTCTTCAAATGGGAATTGAACATAGCGGCACCGTTGCAGATTAATGCAAGTTGTTTTCTCTATCAGCCTGAAAGGCCATGGTTTATCGGACATTGCGCAGACTACGCTAACCGTTTACAACGCTGGAAGCTCTTGGCCGGACTTACGTTTAGGGTTGTACGCTTTGCCCCCACAGAGTTTCTACCTCTATAACTTAAACTGTTTAAGGCGGTCGTTTAATCCGTTAGCAAGATCGGCGAGCCCCTGCCCGGAGCTGTCCGTTTGTTCGGCGCGTACCGCCGATAGTGAAGACAAATCTCTAATTCGAACCAAGCTTCGGTCCACTTCACGAGCAACCTGCGTCTGCTCTTCACAGGCACTGGCAATCGAGGTATTGCGCTCATCTATGGCAAGTGCTGAAGCGGCAATGGATGAAAGTGCTGCGCTGGCCGACTCGGCCTGTTCCTTGGTACGTTCGGCCTGTGTGCCACTGCGTGCCAATGCGGCGACTGTGTCTTGGCTACCTTTTTGCACATGTCCGATCATACTTTCGATCTCGCGCGTGGAATCACTG
The genomic region above belongs to Pseudomonas sp. S35 and contains:
- a CDS encoding SOS response-associated peptidase family protein, which translates into the protein MCGRFVMFRSLDEYVQELDPQGDLFAKVDKTPIGRYNIAPSTDVPVIHAEPDGPQISPVHWGWKREVSWPKPKVVQPINARIETIARGRFYKTLFPDHRALIPADGWYEWVKIPGDEKKQPFFIRLKTRKPMFFAGLAQVEPGPLPDEPPGFLIITADAAGGMVDVHDRRPVVLSPELAREWLSPGLTKDRAKEIARDLGEPAEDFEWYPVSKDVGNVKNKGEYLIKSIT
- a CDS encoding PAS domain-containing methyl-accepting chemotaxis protein, giving the protein MFNSHLKKIIQAQHDELATLRQLHAGMDKVMLSITLDPEFRIVASNALFSQTLGYDAEALSGRLMREIVPVDETQVPCSRNFRSAVASGDPVSGTYRFLHSDGRLFWLRIVWQPIRDVDGRLSHIQGYASDVTDSTESGRENEAIIKALLRSTAVIEFDLSGYVLTANDQFLRGMGYALGQIKGKHHSKFCTAQESASSRYKEFWAALNRGEFVASRLKRVDSNGREVWLEATYNPVYDAEGNLYKVVKFATVVTDQVERENEVSAAAGIAFEISQKTDLSAQRGAAVVQDTVETMRKISEEMQAASGGIEALGKQSLLISSIVQTIGGIAQQTNLLALNAAIEAARAGEQGRGFAVVADEVRQLAWRTSTATEEIVSVVQQNQALVDEAVRSVTSSRGQAEQGLSLANEAGSVIVEIQDGARQVVGAVSRFANQLSN